The DNA region ATAGCCTTTATTGCGATAACTGCGAAAGAGCCGAGAGTCGTAAGATAACTGATGATTATGGAGCGGTGATGGAATTTGGTGATGTTAATGAAAGAAGATAACTTGAGCAAATCTAACGTGGAGAAATTGTCTAAGGAAGTAGTGAGCATGAGAAAGGAACTTGAGGACGTTAAGGAAGTGCTTAAGGGTCTTATACAGGTAGTAATGAGCCGTGATGGTGCTCTGGATGACGACGAATATAACTAGGTGAAATAAGAATGATAATGCCGATGAAAATGCTGGAAGACAATCTGAACAGGAAGGTCGCGCTGCTGCTTAAAGATAATAGGATACTTGAAGGAACGCTAACAGGTTACGACGAATACATGAACATGGTGCTTTCAGATGTCCAGGAAAATTCTGAGACTGTGACGAGAAAACTGGGGACGGTCGTAATAAGGGGAAGCAACGTAGTCAGGATTGTAGCTTCCTGAATTTTTCACCCTATTTTCTCTCCTCGCTGAATGTTCTCAATCCCTGCAAACTAAAATGCGGTCGTTACCAACTTTACTTTCTGATTTATGTCTCATGCATGCTGATTGTCAGACAAAAAGATTTAATTCGATGTAGGTTATTCATAGGCATGGCAGAATCCAAAAAGAACACTCGGAACCTTAATGAGATCATCAGGGAGACGAGGGAGAGTGTTCTGAAGGATCTCCCCCCTGTACTTGTCCCTGTCTGGCAGATCAAGATCAGAGAGAGATTCGGCATAAACGTGGACAGGGAAATAGCTGAATACGTTGTTCTCGCAGCACACGAGAAGGGTACCTGGAAGAAGCAGAGGGCAGCAAGGAAAATAGAGAGGATACTCAGGATAAGAGGATTAAGCAAGGAAGATTCTGAAAAGATGGCCATACAGATAGTCGATCTAGTTGTTGGCACGACCCAATAAGATTAATTTGTACACAAAGAAACAACTTGAAATCAAGCTCAGCCATCTTGAATTGAGTGAAAATCTTAATTCAAATCTGGAACAGTATCCAACGGATTCAGGAAATGCTGCTTGGGTCGTTTTCAAAGCGGCACTTGATGGCAATGTTACTGGCAAGAATGTTATTGATCTAGGAACCGGAAATGGAATTTTTGCCATTGGAGCCAGCCTAATGGGAGCATCGTCTGTGTACGCCTTTGATGCAGACAGTTCACAGATAGCTGTTGCAAGAGGAAACGCCAAGGGTCTGAACATTGTATTTGAGACCAAAGATGTAATGCTAGTTCATGGGCATTATGACACCGCGTTCATGAATCCTCCTTTTGGATCGGTTTCCCCACACGCAGATACCCCATTTTTATCAAAAGCACTGGAAGTCGCTGATTGGATATATTCCATTCATAATGCCAGGACTTCCGAATTTGTAAAATCTTTCTACGAAGAAAGAGGGGAAATCATTTATTCCGAGTTCATAAGTCTGAGAATGCCTCATCTCTATGATTACCATACGCGCGAAGTCCAAAACATACCTGCA from Thermoplasmataceae archaeon includes:
- a CDS encoding LSM domain-containing protein, with translation MIMPMKMLEDNLNRKVALLLKDNRILEGTLTGYDEYMNMVLSDVQENSETVTRKLGTVVIRGSNVVRIVAS
- a CDS encoding METTL5 family protein — encoded protein: MYTKKQLEIKLSHLELSENLNSNLEQYPTDSGNAAWVVFKAALDGNVTGKNVIDLGTGNGIFAIGASLMGASSVYAFDADSSQIAVARGNAKGLNIVFETKDVMLVHGHYDTAFMNPPFGSVSPHADTPFLSKALEVADWIYSIHNARTSEFVKSFYEERGEIIYSEFISLRMPHLYDYHTREVQNIPAIFYCVRSSK